A region from the candidate division WOR-3 bacterium genome encodes:
- a CDS encoding ABC transporter ATP-binding protein — translation MIEVINIKKFFKTQKEIIKAVDGVSFTVKRGEIFALLGPNGAGKTTSLRIIAGIMKPDEGSVLINGIDISKEEDKAKKFIGYLPSDTGLYPRLKVIEFIEIFSKLYYQNKIEKRKIEEVIERMELSEYKNMLIERLSLGNKQKVLLIPLIISEPEVLILDEPAKGLDVPSAKVIEDYLIELKKKDKAILISTHVMEQAEYLADRIAFLFKGKVKKIYEKEKLMFEKKNKSLREFFIEVMYE, via the coding sequence AGGCAGTTGATGGTGTTTCCTTTACGGTTAAAAGAGGCGAAATATTTGCTTTACTTGGTCCAAATGGAGCAGGAAAAACAACGAGTTTAAGAATAATAGCAGGAATAATGAAACCTGATGAAGGTAGTGTTCTAATAAATGGAATAGATATTTCAAAAGAGGAGGATAAGGCAAAAAAATTTATAGGATACCTTCCCTCAGATACAGGACTTTATCCAAGGTTAAAGGTAATAGAGTTTATAGAAATTTTTTCAAAACTTTATTATCAAAATAAAATTGAAAAAAGAAAAATTGAAGAGGTTATTGAAAGAATGGAATTAAGTGAGTATAAGAATATGTTGATTGAGAGATTATCTCTTGGAAATAAACAAAAAGTTTTACTTATTCCTTTAATAATTTCAGAGCCTGAAGTTTTAATACTTGATGAACCTGCAAAGGGTCTTGATGTTCCATCAGCTAAAGTTATTGAAGATTATCTGATAGAGTTAAAGAAAAAAGACAAAGCGATCTTGATATCAACACATGTGATGGAACAGGCTGAATATCTTGCAGATAGAATTGCTTTTTTATTTAAGGGTAAGGTAAAGAAAATTTATGAAAAAGAAAAACTCATGTTTGAGAAGAAAAATAAATCTTTAAGAGAATTTTTTATTGAGGTGATGTATGAATGA
- a CDS encoding ABC transporter permease subunit produces MNDFILIFRKEFLEVIRDKRTIFNLFILPVIGIPLLLIFLSNLISVKSKEASKIVIKPFEEYDKIENLLKKEGFEIILSEKPESLILKNKNISGLILENNEFKILFNPKSLENYREIKIIKKVLVEYKNEKIEEFFKKENIEKPLFLDYEIKEVPIYVREGLNEIFFLLIVFYFLIILLQSSIYPSIEVITGEKERKTMELLLSYPAKKFYIISGKLLTVVLLSFTSSILAILIYFFVFPKILFVNVPPEYKESLNVYFPSFHRVFLLFIFVLVLAFLVSSINMVISSFARTFKEAQSFLQGTLLFWFMPLFLFLFLVPQVDLRISFIPVINFIYVTKLVFEGGKMFYLFYLISILTNLITFLILFLLLIRLFEREDIIFRV; encoded by the coding sequence ATGAATGATTTTATTTTGATTTTTAGAAAGGAATTTCTTGAAGTTATAAGGGATAAAAGAACAATATTCAATCTTTTTATTTTACCGGTGATTGGTATTCCACTTTTACTTATATTTCTTTCAAATTTAATCAGTGTAAAATCAAAGGAAGCTTCAAAAATAGTAATTAAACCTTTTGAGGAATATGATAAAATAGAAAATCTTCTTAAAAAAGAAGGTTTTGAGATTATTCTTTCAGAAAAACCTGAATCTTTAATTTTAAAGAATAAAAATATTTCAGGTCTCATTTTAGAAAATAATGAATTTAAAATTTTATTTAATCCTAAAAGTCTTGAAAATTATAGAGAAATTAAAATTATAAAGAAGGTTTTGGTTGAATATAAAAATGAAAAGATAGAGGAATTTTTTAAGAAAGAAAATATTGAGAAACCTTTGTTCTTAGATTATGAAATAAAAGAAGTTCCAATTTATGTAAGGGAAGGTTTAAATGAAATTTTTTTCCTTTTAATAGTTTTTTATTTTTTAATAATTCTTTTACAATCCTCAATTTATCCCTCAATAGAAGTTATAACAGGTGAGAAAGAAAGAAAAACAATGGAACTTCTATTATCCTATCCTGCAAAAAAATTTTATATAATTTCAGGTAAACTATTAACAGTTGTTTTACTTTCCTTTACTTCATCAATTCTTGCAATTCTTATTTATTTTTTTGTTTTCCCGAAGATTTTATTTGTCAATGTTCCCCCTGAGTACAAGGAGAGTCTTAATGTGTATTTTCCATCCTTTCACAGGGTATTTCTTTTATTTATTTTTGTTCTTGTTCTTGCCTTTTTAGTTTCTTCAATTAATATGGTTATTTCTTCTTTTGCAAGGACTTTTAAAGAAGCGCAATCTTTTCTTCAAGGCACTTTGCTTTTCTGGTTTATGCCCCTTTTTTTATTTCTTTTTTTAGTTCCTCAGGTAGATCTTCGTATATCTTTTATTCCTGTAATTAATTTTATTTATGTTACAAAACTTGTATTTGAAGGAGGGAAAATGTTTTATTTATTTTATTTAATTTCAATTTTGACGAATTTAATAACATTTTTAATTTTATTTTTACTTTTAATCCGCTTATTTGAAAGGGAAGATATAATATTTAGGGTTTAG